A segment of the Toxotes jaculatrix isolate fToxJac2 chromosome 2, fToxJac2.pri, whole genome shotgun sequence genome:
aggccCAGTTTCCAGCTGAGGAAGACTTCCAAAGTAAAGGATGCAGATAGTGGAGAAATGACAGATGAGAAACCCAACCTGGCTGATGTGATTAAGACTTTGAAGCCCGTCCCCCGTAGACGAGTGCCACCTAAAGTTGAGCTCACACCACGTGATCAGCTCCTAAATGAGATCAAAAAGAGCAACGTGGCCTATCTCAAACCTGTGAGTATCTAAAAGTACTGTTATCAATCATGTTAGGATCCTGTGTTTACAAGGATGAGCTGGATTTTACATTTACTATTTACAGCGTCAAAGCTCTCAAAACAGAAGAACATTTATTATTCACATCACTGTGAATACATCAAACGTTGTCTATTGCTTAACTGTCTGAGAGGCGTTCCAGTATTATATAATGATTTGATGCTGATGTGTACTGTCCTGGAAAGccaacaaaagttttttttattctcctcttttgttGCTGCTTGCAGGTGCCGCTCCCTAAAGTCCTGGAATCTAGTGAAACGAGTCTCCTCTGAGGTTACAACTCCAGCTGTATGTTTTAACCATACTGTATCTTTATTTTACACATATCTGATATTAGTTGCCCTAAAACTACTCAAACTGTGTAAATTAAGAGTGAGCTATATTTGTATTACACATGAAAAATATTGGATGGTTGTTTGGCCACTTTTGTGATCTCACTAAATCCTTTTGTCTTTAGGAAGTCATAACAATAAAAGTATGGAAATTAAAAGACCTCACTGCCAAAACATCCTTCACTCTTTCATAATTTGGTAAAACTGAGTAATTTGCAGAGGGCTTTTTGCATATGAAAACTTCTTTAAAATTTTGCTCTAAAAAGATTTGTATGGTACATTTGTTTGATTAAATGTTAGATGATTTATTGTGGAGCAAATCTTTTCATATACTTACCTTTTGCTATGAAAACATCTTCTACTCTTTGCCTGGGGATTCTTTTCATCCTCTGTTTTCTAAAATGATAACTAAAAAGCACAGGTTATCAGTGTCAAACTAAATGCATTCCAAGTGAATCGGTTATTTAGTAGTGCAGATATGATAAAAGACAAATTACTGTCTTGTTTTTCTAAGAAGAGCATCCACATCTGCAGATAGGCAGATGAGTCAGTCCTGCAAAATTGATGTCATATGGATAATCAAATGACACTGTGTACACACCATCTGTAAGGGTATTTATTAGTTTGCTATTCAGTGGTATTAtaagcttttcatttgttttattaatgGCCTACAATTACAAATACTTCGTTTTGCATTTAACCCAAATAAGACAAGAATAACTCTAAATtttgtgataaataaaaaaaaactatatattcACTCTGAGACTTGATTGAAAAACGGCCGCAACATAAATTAGgttctctttatttttatagaGGATAGCCATCTTTTATGCCCAGTTCTGTGATTTCATCGTCACTTTTCAATAATGAAAAAGTCACATAAAAACATAGACAATATATAATATAGCATCCATTTAACATCAACAATCTCTCCAAACTGCCATTTGTGAAGTTAGCATGCACAAACTGCAGTCAAGGTGTGAAAAGCAACAGGAAACACCTGCTTTTACTATCAGGAGTAgcagtataaaataaaattttacatTGCGGATGACAGATTTAATTTAGCTCTTTCACAAGGAAAAGGTATTTCAtgggaaaacagcagaggatGTCTCTATTCCAGTATTTACTAATGATGAGGGGATAGTGAtagattaaaattaaaatttcagttGAATCAGTATTCATTGTCGAAGTTATGTACTCTGTATCCTGCAGCCATTTTATACATTTCTGCATGCTGTATtgtgaaaataaagacacatcAAAAATAGTAACAGCAAACATGTAAATAACATAATATTCAAACAATAAAGCTGCACTTGCCATTCATTTTTCAGTATTGCATAGCTGTGGTCAGAGGGGATATACTCAGGCCAGCCTGTATGGTCCGGAACTGTATGCACAAATATTTTGACAAGAGGAAAATCTAAATTCCAGGATTATGAGTCAGGTCAGGTAACCACGTCTAGGTCAGAAGCAAACTGGTCTCAGATCAGTATGCATACAGCTCCTGAAGTAACGAGATGAGAGTTATTGCTGTTTATTAAGCAGTTCACTGGGTGTTGGGTCTGCTCTGTGAGAGGAAAATTTAACATGCTTGTTTTGAGGTAGCAAACTGAAAGGATCTGGGTTCTTTTCGAATAAATATAACTGGTATCTACTAACTGCACTGTGTTGAAACATTCAGCTTATTTTGCTGAAATAAATACTCAGTCATCATGTCGAACAAAGTGCACTGTCGACAAgggaaatgatttgtttttggaaCATTTTTTGTCACTGGAATGCTCAAAACTTTGGTTATCTTTAGTGTCCATTGCATCTCAAAATCCAGTCCACATGGTGATTGTGCAAATCTTGTTATAATCTTTTTGTAAGTGACCATCTGTTCAGTTTAGATAGTATAAACTAATACAAATGTAGAACAGAATAAAGTAAATGGACAAAAAGTATGGGAATGCAAACTTCAGTAACTTGATATAGGGTATAGGGGGATAAAAACCTGACACATGGGACGATGCTAGGGAAATTTTAATCCATACTGTATAACACTTACTTCACTTGGCACACTCTTTGTGAGAGCCTTACTCCTTCAGTTTGCTTTCAATAAAATCCTGAATCTTGTTAATTTTCTCCTCCTGTTGATCCAGGAGGTCCATGATGACGCCCATGGGGGTCTTCTTCAGCCCAACACCTTCAATTTTGTTCTCCAGTCTGTTCTTCATGTTGCGCAGTCTCAGAGAGGCGTGGATCAGGATcactaaaaggaaaaacaacagggagttatacatattttttccattgtaaaaataaaatcatacatTTTAGTGTCTCAAACTTTATAGATGACTTTCTCTGGAATACATCTttggaaaataacaaaacaaaatgtgatacTGCTGCAACCCAGACGTTAAAGCAGGTGTAAAGATAGGCATATCTTTTATTCCCATGTCAGGCAGATACTGAACGCATGACATCAGCCAGTAAATGTAGTTCTGTCCAAATCAACAACCCATAGCAACCCGTCAACACAGGCAGCAGCGGGCAGACCTCCTGGGAAGCGATCAAACTGCCTTGTCTATTCGCCACGATGTTAGAGCTGCTACATTTGCTCTAACGATCCAACCCATCAATTATCTAAACCACTCTGCTGAACTTCTGACTCTACGTGTATTTAGAGAGCTGCAGTGAATCCAAAACTATAGCTCTAATGTACAGTGTAGTGTAGCTTGCTCTGTAAAGCTGACTTCATATTATAGCCTGTGTCATGAGTAAATGCAGGTCAGTGATACCGTACGTACTGTTCAACCCCCTACAGTGAGTCAGAATGAGAGTGTTTGGAAAACCTTGTTCACCCACAGAAAAACCTCAGTCATGAATCCCTGTGTGACTCACCACCCCCCTTAAGACTTGTTGTCATATAACATTAGCCAACAAGTGCTTGCAATATGCAGCAGGGAAAACATGTTAAATTAAATCAATACAGACGGTAATATATTACATATTGTATCACTctccaaatttgtttttgtcacagcTGTTTACTGCAAGTAACATAACCAATGTTAACCACAGAACTTAAATGATGTGATAAAGTTAGAagatgttttgcattttcatgtCAAAATCAGTGTTGCAAAAgctacagaggaaacaaaagatATGTGATTTCTTATAAccaaatttaatttcttttctgcTCTCAGTTTCTGCTCACAGTCacgatgaatgaatgaatgtcttcTTTATCCTATTcttctgattattattatatttataaaacataATGAAGTCCAGACCAAGTAAAGTAAGAAATCTGGATAAAGATCTCAAAGTTCAAAAGAACTAATAAAACTAAgattaaactaaactaaattgaATCAAAAAGCAACATGACAGTTTGAAATTTAAATAGTCCCAATCTCTGATTTCAGCCAAtccaacactgtaaaaaaaatatctgtgacTACACTGAATGCACTGAGACTTACACAGCAAAGGGAAGGTGATTCCAAAGATGAACACCATGACACCaccacacagtgacagcagaaagTAGCTGGTGACCATAACCCCAATGACAAACAGGGTGGGGTTCTTCCTTTTGAAGTTCTTGATGGTGGCCTTGTTCTCTCCTGCCCACACTGAACCCATGAAGACCAGAGTCACCACAGCTCCTCCCAGAAACATGCCAAGTGGGTTCAGGAACCTGAATATTGTAACACAGAAATTGACATTTTGTACATgtacatttatgtattttttttttttttttttggtttaaataGCACAACCTGCTGGTGGTAACAACAATAGCTAACTTCCTGGCCAGTCTGGTGTAAACCGTAAGAGGACAGATGGCTGCAGTAAGGCCTGTACTCATCATTTCCACTACATCATCCTCTATTCAGAAAAGACTACAAAATCATGTCATTTAGGCAAAGTCACTACCAGCTATCAGCAGTGACATGTGACCATACAGGAGCCCCGGGTTTAAAGTAGCATCACTGATCCTCTAAAACACTCAACATCCAGATTTTGTAAcgttaattttaaaataaattggaTTTGTGGTAGGTCGTTTCTGTTGAGAATgtgaaacacctgcacacaaTTAAAGCTAGctacagtggatttttttttattttaatttttattgttatttttattgataCTGAATACGACAACATTTAGGAAGAACATTTTTATAGGCTAGGCAAGGAATACATGTGAAAGGCAGACTCTAAATAATGTGTACAGTGCTTTAAAACGTTGACAAAACTGTGCAAACTGTTTCAGAAATATCCTATGTGGTCATGATGGGTGTGGATAGAAGGCATGCAGGCTAAATAAACATAGAGCCAGAGAAGCTAGCCTGCCTGCGTTAGCATACTCCCAGTACTTACCCTACGATGATGAAAACCACCACAGCTACGGCGAAATAATTCGTCTGATAGTACAGTAAATTGCTGATCACTCTGTTGTTCCACTTTGCTAAATCTCCGAACTCTGGTTTGGCAAAACGGTCCGCTCCGGGGAAGAAATCATCCCACGGTCTGAGAGGTGCAAGCTCCATTTTGGCTGCCATGTCTTCAACGTGTAGTcaagaggcacacaaacacaaacatacccACACTGGCTGCGTAATGTTTTTTGACAGATCAGCTGATCGCCGTCTGCGCTTCGAGAAGGGGAAGTCAAACACGAAACCGTACTCACGCTCCAGATCTCGCGAGAGTCCGATTCTCAAAGAAGTGCTTGGAATTTTAGGCTTGCGTCCGAAATGCGCAGCAGCACCGCTTCGCTCAAAGATTGAATGAcatgtaaaagaaacaaaataaaaacgaAGAGCTGAAGGcagttaaaaatacaaacattaaaataaaccaCAACGGGCTTGTTGATTCAAACAGATTAAAGAAATATCGTGCCAGAATTTTCTTGAGTGAGAACAAACCAAGAATAAATGCGAAGAGGCTACATCAATAGCAGGTTTAAATATATGTCTGTTGACTGGGTTACATTTATGAAGACGTGTTACCGCTTTAGTTTTTATTCCTATATTTTTctgaaagcagggggaaacatggtgtgtttcctctgtgagTGCTTCAAACTGTTGAATGCAGCGCAGCTTTGACACTCGTGAACACAGCAGCCAGAATCGAGGACATGGGACCGTGAAAGTATGGCGGATGCCGAGGAGCCGTAAGTCTCGATGGAcgaaaaatataattttaccATAGTTAAACCCGCGCAGTTTGTCGTCAGCGCGACATGCCTGAACCCTcgtttcctttctcctttcagggagaagaaaagaaggcgAATAGAGGACCTCGCTGAGAAGTTAGTGACGAATGCTAAATAAAGGTCTC
Coding sequences within it:
- the LOC121191782 gene encoding PRA1 family protein 3-like, yielding MAAKMELAPLRPWDDFFPGADRFAKPEFGDLAKWNNRVISNLLYYQTNYFAVAVVVFIIVGFLNPLGMFLGGAVVTLVFMGSVWAGENKATIKNFKRKNPTLFVIGVMVTSYFLLSLCGGVMVFIFGITFPLLLILIHASLRLRNMKNRLENKIEGVGLKKTPMGVIMDLLDQQEEKINKIQDFIESKLKE